Proteins from a single region of Xiphophorus maculatus strain JP 163 A chromosome 22, X_maculatus-5.0-male, whole genome shotgun sequence:
- the LOC102238057 gene encoding steroid 17-alpha-hydroxylase/17,20 lyase: MACFFLIVFAILVLVVLTWQLKVKSSFGSQEPPHVPALPLIGSLLSLRSQHPPHVLLKELQKKYGQTYSLMMGSHRVVIINQHVHAREILLKKGKIFAGRPRTVTTDILTRDGKDIAFGDYSPAWRFHRKIVHGALCMFGEGSATIERMICAEAQSLCSTVSEAAALGLALDLAPELTRAVTNVVCSLCFNSSYARGDPEFEGMLRYSQGIVDTVAKDSLVDIFPWLQIFPNADLRLLKHCVSVRDKLLQKKYDEHKADYSDNVQRDLLDALLRAKRSAENNNTADVDAATAGLSDDHLLMTVGDIFGAGVETTTTVLKWAVTYLIHHPDVQRRIQDELDSKIGADRSPRLRDRGSLPYLEATIREVLRIRPVAPLFIPHVALSDTSIGDFKVKKGTRVIINLWSLHHDEKEWSHPEHFDPGRFLDSEGTGLTVPSSSYLPFGTGIRVCLGEALAKMELFLFLSWILQRFTLSVPPGHPLPSLEGKFGVVLQPVKYKVKATPRPGWERAKSQMC; encoded by the exons ATGGCTTGCTTTTTTCTGATTGTCTTTGCGATCCTTGTTCTGGTTGTGTTGACGTGGCAGCTGAAGGTCAAGTCCTCGTTTGGCTCCCAGGAGCCCCCTCATGTCCCCGCGCTGCCTTTAATCGGCAGTCTGCTGAGTTTGCGAAGCCAACATCCTCCTCACGTGCTTCTTAAAGAGCTCCAGAAAAAGTACGGACAGACGTACTCGCTGATGATGGGCTCTCACAGGGTAGTCATCATCAACCAGCATGTGCACGCCAGAGAGATCCTGCTGAAGAAGGGAAAGATATTTGCAGGGAGGCCAAGAACT GTAACTACAGACATTCTGACCAGAGATGGAAAAGACATTGCATTTGGAGATTACAGTCCGGCCTGGAGgttccacagaaaaattgtGCACGGAGCTCTCTGCATGTTTGGAGAAGGCTCTGCCACCATTGAGAGGATGA TCTGTGCAGAGGCCCAGTCTCTGTGTTCCACTGTGTCCGAGGCAGCGGCTTTGGGCCTGGCTCTGGATCTGGCCCCTGAGCTGACTCGGGCCGTTACAAACGTGGTCTGTTCCCTCTGCTTCAACTCATCCTACGCCCGCGGAGACCCAGAGTTCGAAGGCATGCTGCGCTACAGCCAGGGCATCGTGGACACAGTGGCGAAGGACAGCTTAGTTGACATCTTCCCCTGGCTACAG ATTTTCCCCAATGCAGACCTGCGTCTTCTGAAGCACTGTGTTTCAGTCAGAGACAAACTTCTGCAGAAGAAGTATGACGAGCATAAG GCAGACTACAGCGACAACGTCCAGAGAGACCTGCTGGATGCCCTGCTGAGAGCCAAACGCAGCGCCGAGAACAACAACACGGCGGACGTTGACGCGGCGACTGCAGGCCTCAGTGACGACCACCTCCTCATGACTGTGGGGGACATCTTTGGGGCCGGTGTCGAAACCACCACCACTGTGCTGAAGTGGGCAGTAACATACCTCATCCACCATCCAGAC gtacAGAGGCGAATCCAGGATGAACTGGACAGTAAGATAGGAGCAGATCGCTCTCCCCGCCTCAGAGACAGAGGCAGTCTGCCCTACCTGGAGGCGACCATTAGGGAGGTGCTACGGATTCGCCCAGTCGCTCCTTTATTCATCCCTCATGTGGCACTAAGTGACACCAG TATTGGAGATTTCAAAGTTAAGAAAGGAACTCGAGTTATCATCAACCTGTGGTCTCTGCATCACGATGAGAAGGAGTGGAGCCATCCTGAGCACTTCGACCCCG GGCGCTTTTTGGACAGTGAAGGCACAGGGCTGACCGTCCCATCATCTAGCTACCTGCCTTTCGGCACCGGGATCAGGGTGTGCTTGGGCGAGGCCCTAGCAAAGATGgagctcttcctcttcctgtcctGGATCCTACAGCGCTTCACCCTTTCCGTCCCACCAGGCCACCCCCTGCCTAGCCTCGAGGGCAAGTTCGGCGTGGTCCTCCAGCCAGTCAAGTACAAAGTGAAAGCTACACCCAGACCAGGCTGGGAGAGAGCAAAGAGCCAGATGTGCTGA